A DNA window from Vigna angularis cultivar LongXiaoDou No.4 chromosome 1, ASM1680809v1, whole genome shotgun sequence contains the following coding sequences:
- the LOC108323787 gene encoding V-type proton ATPase 16 kDa proteolipid subunit isoform X2, which produces MAAFSGDETAPFFGFLGAAAALVFSCMGAAYGTAKSGVGVASMGVMRPELVMKSIVPVVMAGVLGIYGLIIAVIISTGINPKAKSYYLFDGYAHLSSGLACGLAGLSAGMAIGIVGDAGVRANAQQPKLFVGMILILIFAEALALYGLIVGIILSSRAGQSRAD; this is translated from the exons ATGGCTGCCTTCAGCGGCGACGAAACCGCTCCTTTCTTTGGCTTCCTTGGAGCCGCCGCCGCCCTCGTTTTTTCAT GCATGGGTGCGGCGTACGGCACCGCGAAGAGCGGCGTGGGGGTGGCGTCGATGGGAGTGATGAGACCGGAGCTGGTAATGAAATCGATCGTGCCTGTCGTGATGGCTGGTGTGTTGGGGATCTACGGTTTGATTATTGCGGTTATCATAAGTACGGGCATTAACCCTAAGGCCAAATCCTATTACCTCTTCGACGGTTACGCGCACCTCTCTTCGGGTCTCGCTTGTGGCCTCGCTGGCCTCTCCGCCGGCATGGCCATCGGCATCGTCGGCGACGCCGGTGTCAG GGCAAATGCTCAGCAGCCAAAGCTTTTTGTTGGAATGATTCTCATCCTTATTTTTGCTGAGGCTTTGGCGTTATACGGTCTCATTGTTGGCATCATCCTCTCTTCTCGTGCTGGCCAATCCAGGGCTGATTGA
- the LOC108323787 gene encoding V-type proton ATPase 16 kDa proteolipid subunit isoform X1, with the protein MAAFSGDETAPFFGFLGAAAALVFSCMGAAYGTAKSGVGVASMGVMRPELVMKSIVPVVMAGVLGIYGLIIAVIISTGINPKAKSYYLFDGYAHLSSGLACGLAGLSAGMAIGIVGDAGVRYSSFQSFPFHYELFFLLFGSSYCYCSVFLLLVSYQILRMWGGVCVYGFTL; encoded by the exons ATGGCTGCCTTCAGCGGCGACGAAACCGCTCCTTTCTTTGGCTTCCTTGGAGCCGCCGCCGCCCTCGTTTTTTCAT GCATGGGTGCGGCGTACGGCACCGCGAAGAGCGGCGTGGGGGTGGCGTCGATGGGAGTGATGAGACCGGAGCTGGTAATGAAATCGATCGTGCCTGTCGTGATGGCTGGTGTGTTGGGGATCTACGGTTTGATTATTGCGGTTATCATAAGTACGGGCATTAACCCTAAGGCCAAATCCTATTACCTCTTCGACGGTTACGCGCACCTCTCTTCGGGTCTCGCTTGTGGCCTCGCTGGCCTCTCCGCCGGCATGGCCATCGGCATCGTCGGCGACGCCGGTGTCAGGTATTCATCTTTTCAATCCTTCCCTTTTCATTATGAACTGTTCTTCCTGTTGTTCGGATCGAGTTATTGCTACTGTTCTGTTTTCTTGTTGTTGGTTAGTTATCAAATACTGCGCATGTGGGGGGGAGTCTGTGTATACGGTTTTactttgtaa